A window of the Mesotoga prima MesG1.Ag.4.2 genome harbors these coding sequences:
- a CDS encoding DNA polymerase Y family protein yields the protein MKGIPYVSHIDMDAFFASIEQAANPTLKGKPIAVTGIGKRHSVVTSASYEAKRFGVKSGMAFFEAVKLCPDLIAVGVQSKKYGYVSKEIMKMLTSVSPRVMVASVDEAYLDLSFHTRLEESINRFISFKRDLKERFGITASVGISVNPIISKIASDYSKPNGFVVVKDGMEREFLNEIPVKDVPGIGRHTLIKLESMGYRTTGELLKGLDDSPMDLYTMFGNAFMGFLQSLKNNRFSRKEFFKEERPKSVGHSMTLSGDISDFDLIVRVTNFLAARVIYRMGRYKMEGSGISLFLRYADRSSKALSKKLSFTISSIKDITEITPWLIRSIWNGTSVRAIGISCWALSEKKNQRQLSLFEKEKELLETVLEIEKKFGEYAIFPGNILFLPDIRKLEKPSDLHYQGFCRREVSC from the coding sequence TTGAAAGGAATTCCCTATGTATCCCATATAGATATGGATGCGTTTTTCGCAAGTATAGAGCAGGCGGCAAATCCAACTTTAAAGGGCAAACCGATAGCCGTAACGGGAATCGGAAAGAGGCATTCGGTAGTGACTTCGGCGAGTTACGAGGCTAAAAGATTCGGGGTCAAATCTGGAATGGCCTTCTTCGAGGCTGTTAAGCTCTGTCCCGATCTGATAGCTGTTGGAGTACAGTCAAAGAAATACGGCTATGTCTCGAAAGAGATCATGAAGATGTTGACGTCGGTATCGCCCAGGGTAATGGTTGCAAGTGTGGACGAGGCTTATCTAGACCTGAGCTTTCACACCAGGCTGGAGGAATCCATAAATAGATTTATTTCCTTTAAAAGAGATTTGAAAGAGAGATTTGGAATAACGGCCTCCGTTGGAATATCGGTAAACCCGATAATATCTAAAATCGCAAGTGATTATTCAAAGCCAAATGGGTTTGTAGTTGTCAAAGATGGTATGGAAAGAGAGTTTTTGAACGAGATACCCGTGAAAGACGTTCCGGGAATCGGAAGACACACACTAATAAAGTTGGAATCTATGGGGTACAGAACGACAGGGGAGCTTTTAAAAGGGTTGGATGACTCTCCGATGGATCTTTACACAATGTTTGGGAACGCCTTCATGGGTTTTCTCCAGAGCCTTAAAAACAACAGGTTTTCCAGAAAGGAGTTTTTCAAAGAAGAAAGACCAAAATCTGTGGGTCATTCAATGACACTTTCGGGAGACATAAGCGATTTCGATCTCATAGTTAGAGTAACTAATTTCCTGGCGGCAAGGGTAATCTACAGAATGGGAAGATACAAGATGGAAGGTTCCGGTATCAGTCTCTTCTTGAGATATGCAGATAGAAGCTCCAAGGCTCTTTCAAAGAAGTTGAGTTTCACAATTTCATCGATAAAGGATATTACGGAGATCACCCCCTGGCTTATCAGATCAATCTGGAACGGTACATCTGTGAGGGCAATAGGGATATCGTGCTGGGCCCTAAGCGAAAAGAAGAATCAAAGACAGCTCTCTCTCTTTGAAAAAGAAAAAGAACTTCTGGAAACTGTGCTGGAAATAGAGAAGAAGTTTGGGGAATACGCTATATTCCCGGGAAATATACTATTCCTTCCCGACATCAGAAAGCTTGAGAAACCTTCTGATCTCCATTACCAGGGCTTCTGCCGTCGCGAGGTTAGTTGCTAA
- a CDS encoding RNA polymerase factor sigma-54: MELNHNVSQRLEQKLGLSLKAQQALKLLQLNSMEITAELEEIVQANPLLEMKREDYELIEGKSDLESSPEDEENTEDGDLYSLPENNSIYMKPESTDRDGWDFDRIEAQQPTFREILRDFAFYILDDDLFSLFEILLDYMDDLGMLTEDLEKIARENHCSVDGLSSVISTMRDGGFDGIFASSREEIEALLGPGLFPSSGYSDGAFVRYVEPDLYIEFIDEKFIVTVRDYSLVLSVDESYEEIMEHGEKKAKKYLEEKLEEAKFYISALERRKATLITIGNEIVIRNAPFLLKTSEKIRPLKMNSVADKIGVVVSTVSRAVKDKFVQTPVGTFPIRYFFGNLQEKEQALEVIAEIVRGNPEISDAELVTELNNRDINIARRTVNKYRNQLGLRKSK, encoded by the coding sequence ATGGAACTCAATCATAATGTCTCTCAACGTCTCGAACAAAAACTCGGACTTTCTCTCAAAGCTCAGCAGGCTCTGAAGCTCCTTCAACTGAATTCAATGGAAATTACGGCCGAGTTAGAAGAGATAGTTCAAGCCAACCCGCTTCTTGAAATGAAGAGAGAGGATTATGAGCTAATAGAAGGAAAAAGTGATCTGGAAAGCTCTCCAGAAGACGAGGAAAACACAGAAGATGGAGATCTCTACTCACTTCCCGAAAACAACTCGATCTACATGAAACCTGAAAGTACTGACAGGGATGGATGGGACTTCGACAGGATTGAAGCACAGCAACCAACGTTCAGAGAAATACTCAGAGATTTCGCTTTCTATATTCTTGACGACGATCTTTTCTCCCTTTTTGAAATACTCCTTGATTACATGGACGATCTAGGAATGCTTACTGAGGATCTGGAAAAGATTGCTCGCGAGAATCACTGTTCCGTCGATGGGCTTTCCAGTGTCATCTCGACTATGAGGGACGGGGGATTCGACGGCATCTTTGCATCTTCAAGGGAAGAGATAGAGGCCCTATTGGGACCGGGACTCTTCCCTTCTTCGGGATACAGTGACGGCGCTTTTGTAAGATACGTTGAACCTGATCTCTATATAGAGTTTATCGATGAGAAGTTCATTGTTACGGTAAGGGACTATTCACTTGTACTCAGTGTTGACGAGTCGTATGAGGAGATCATGGAACACGGCGAAAAAAAAGCAAAGAAATATCTTGAAGAGAAACTCGAGGAAGCAAAGTTCTACATAAGCGCTCTCGAAAGGAGAAAGGCAACGCTGATAACAATTGGCAACGAAATAGTGATAAGGAACGCGCCATTTCTACTTAAGACCAGCGAAAAGATAAGGCCGTTGAAGATGAATTCAGTTGCCGACAAGATAGGAGTTGTAGTTTCAACGGTAAGCAGAGCTGTGAAGGATAAGTTCGTTCAGACTCCTGTAGGGACTTTTCCGATCAGGTACTTCTTTGGAAATTTGCAGGAGAAGGAACAGGCTCTCGAGGTGATTGCCGAAATTGTCAGAGGCAACCCAGAAATTTCAGATGCAGAGCTTGTTACCGAACTTAACAACAGAGATATCAACATAGCCAGAAGAACTGTCAATAAATATAGAAATCAGTTAGGACTAAGGAAGTCGAAATGA
- a CDS encoding biotin/lipoyl-containing protein: protein MRRFIVRVNGKEYDVEIEELSSAAGSNPVSAAQKQETAQKVEAVERPRPTETVRDSEKPVEPEQQTSGSGRGINILSPMSGTILDVLVSVGDSVSPGQKVVMLEAMKMENSVLSEDAGTVKEIRVKKGDNIDAGEVMIVLS, encoded by the coding sequence TTGAGAAGATTCATAGTGCGAGTTAACGGTAAGGAATACGACGTCGAGATTGAGGAGCTTTCTTCGGCGGCCGGTTCTAATCCGGTGAGCGCAGCTCAGAAACAGGAGACTGCTCAAAAGGTAGAAGCAGTTGAAAGGCCCAGACCTACGGAGACGGTTAGGGACTCTGAAAAACCGGTTGAACCCGAACAGCAAACCAGTGGATCGGGAAGAGGGATCAACATACTTTCTCCGATGTCAGGCACTATACTCGACGTGCTCGTATCTGTTGGAGATTCGGTCTCGCCCGGTCAGAAAGTTGTGATGCTGGAAGCCATGAAGATGGAGAACAGTGTTCTTTCAGAAGATGCAGGTACTGTGAAAGAGATCAGGGTAAAAAAAGGAGATAACATAGATGCAGGCGAAGTAATGATAGTACTGTCATAG
- a CDS encoding MBL fold metallo-hydrolase, with product MVLRWHGHSCFSLECDGKTLLIDPFDEGVGYKLPEVKPDIILESHQHHDHNAHNRFESGYILVNQPVSEKVHGFIIKGHPTFHDDVEGKKRGKNIIFEVTTPDGFRVVHCGDLGHRLGPDLTETLKSPDILLVPVGGVYTIDAGLARELTRDLAPSYVVPMHFKTKDLTFQLAGVEDFLAGEPFEQCEKLELKEKANVGTRVVVLKYR from the coding sequence ATGGTTTTGAGATGGCATGGACATTCGTGTTTTTCGCTTGAGTGCGATGGAAAGACTCTTTTGATCGATCCCTTCGATGAAGGTGTCGGTTATAAGTTGCCCGAGGTTAAGCCGGACATTATTCTGGAATCTCATCAGCACCACGACCACAATGCACACAACCGATTTGAGTCAGGGTACATACTTGTGAATCAGCCGGTGAGCGAGAAAGTTCACGGTTTCATTATCAAAGGCCATCCCACATTTCATGATGATGTTGAAGGAAAGAAACGCGGTAAGAATATCATCTTCGAGGTGACAACTCCCGACGGCTTCAGAGTTGTTCACTGTGGCGATCTTGGCCACCGACTGGGCCCAGACTTAACAGAGACATTGAAGAGTCCTGATATTCTCCTTGTTCCTGTCGGTGGAGTGTATACGATTGATGCAGGGTTAGCTCGAGAGCTTACTAGAGATCTAGCTCCCTCTTACGTCGTGCCGATGCACTTCAAGACAAAGGATCTCACTTTCCAGCTTGCGGGAGTTGAAGACTTTCTTGCCGGAGAGCCCTTTGAACAGTGTGAAAAGCTGGAACTGAAAGAAAAGGCGAATGTGGGAACCAGAGTAGTAGTCCTCAAATATCGTTGA
- a CDS encoding SprT-like domain-containing protein — protein sequence MDSADRNLATKARELSLSAFGVFPDIPFSFNSRLKRVLGRLVYSKSREMLTPLRIEISSSISDNEELLKKTLLHELSHFYLMMNDRDFSHNSPEFRKLSQELGFDIVAEYEGLPVHIWVCSVCKRTVAISFNRRRKNGLSSCCKAPIELQEK from the coding sequence ATGGATTCAGCAGACAGAAACCTTGCTACAAAGGCTAGAGAGCTTTCCCTTAGTGCCTTCGGGGTCTTTCCCGACATACCCTTCTCCTTCAACTCAAGACTTAAGAGGGTACTTGGCAGGCTTGTTTACTCTAAGAGCCGTGAGATGCTGACGCCGCTGAGGATCGAAATCTCTTCTTCTATATCCGACAATGAGGAGCTTCTTAAGAAAACCTTGCTTCACGAGCTCTCCCACTTCTATTTGATGATGAACGACAGGGACTTCTCTCATAATTCTCCAGAGTTCCGCAAGCTCTCTCAGGAGTTGGGATTCGATATTGTGGCCGAATATGAAGGACTTCCGGTACACATATGGGTATGCTCCGTATGCAAGAGGACAGTCGCAATTTCCTTCAACCGTAGAAGGAAGAACGGTTTGTCTTCTTGTTGTAAAGCTCCTATAGAACTTCAAGAAAAATAA
- a CDS encoding OadG family protein: MPDYVQITLIGVAIVFLVLAMLYVIFNVLGKLLSGGEGHGVKAVSEKTTSNSVLAPLRSIAGDEEEVIAAIAAAVNAVIGHSDFRIRSVSPVPSARASQWKRREPTVYWKVRRNRN, encoded by the coding sequence ATGCCAGATTATGTTCAAATAACCCTCATAGGAGTGGCCATTGTTTTTCTTGTCCTCGCAATGCTGTACGTAATTTTCAATGTTCTCGGGAAACTGTTGTCCGGGGGAGAGGGGCACGGAGTGAAAGCCGTCAGTGAAAAGACCACCTCCAACTCTGTATTGGCACCACTTAGGAGTATAGCGGGCGATGAGGAAGAAGTTATTGCGGCGATAGCCGCGGCAGTCAACGCCGTAATTGGTCACAGCGATTTCAGAATTAGAAGTGTCTCTCCGGTTCCTTCGGCCAGAGCTTCGCAATGGAAACGTAGAGAACCGACCGTCTACTGGAAAGTGAGGAGGAACAGAAATTGA
- a CDS encoding acyl-CoA carboxylase subunit beta, with the protein MTGRLEEFFEKSEKITLGGGQDKIEKHHKSGKLTARERIDALCDEGSFEEFDRFVKHRATSFGLENKEFPADGVITGIGTVNGRKIAVFSQDFTVQGGSLGEMHAKKIMKVQDMAMKLGIPIVGINDSGGARIQEGVDSLFGYGGIFHRNTLSSGVIPQITVICGPCAGGAVYSPAITDFIVMTDKHSQMFITGPQVIKAVTGEETSMEELGGALVHNTKSGNAHFLVPDDKNAMLLVRELLEYLPQNNSEEPLKTESTVSDPVLELREIVPDNPKQSYDIKKVISLVVDDGKFLEVHEHYAKNMVIGFARIGGRSVGIVANQPSVFAGSLDINASDKAARFIRFLDAFNLPIITFVDTPGFLPGISQEHGGIIRHGAKLLYSYSEASVQKITLILRKAYGGAYIAMGSQHLGADIVFAWPGAEIAVMGPEGAANIIFKREIDASGNPEKTRQEKIAEYKDVFANPFVAAGRGYIESIIDPAESRREIIRALETLDTKVEGRPSKKHGNIPL; encoded by the coding sequence GTGACCGGCAGACTTGAAGAATTCTTTGAAAAAAGCGAAAAGATCACCCTAGGCGGTGGTCAGGACAAGATTGAAAAACATCACAAATCTGGAAAGCTTACTGCCAGGGAGAGAATCGATGCTCTCTGCGATGAAGGAAGCTTTGAAGAATTCGACAGATTTGTGAAGCATAGGGCCACCAGTTTTGGTCTTGAAAACAAGGAATTTCCCGCCGACGGCGTGATAACCGGCATAGGAACCGTCAACGGGCGAAAAATTGCCGTCTTCTCTCAAGACTTCACGGTACAGGGCGGCTCCCTTGGAGAGATGCACGCGAAAAAGATAATGAAGGTACAGGACATGGCCATGAAGCTTGGCATACCAATCGTCGGCATAAACGATTCCGGTGGTGCGAGAATTCAGGAGGGCGTTGATTCACTGTTTGGCTACGGTGGAATCTTCCACAGAAACACTCTTTCCTCAGGAGTCATTCCTCAAATAACGGTAATCTGCGGTCCATGCGCTGGAGGAGCCGTTTATTCGCCGGCAATCACCGATTTCATTGTAATGACGGACAAACACTCTCAGATGTTCATCACAGGGCCGCAGGTTATAAAGGCCGTTACCGGTGAAGAGACCTCTATGGAAGAACTCGGGGGAGCACTCGTACATAATACTAAGAGCGGGAATGCTCATTTCCTAGTACCAGACGATAAGAACGCAATGCTCTTGGTAAGAGAGTTGCTGGAATACCTTCCGCAGAATAACTCGGAAGAGCCTTTGAAGACAGAATCGACCGTCAGTGATCCCGTTCTGGAACTTCGAGAAATAGTCCCGGACAATCCGAAGCAGTCATACGACATAAAGAAAGTTATCTCTCTTGTCGTAGATGATGGTAAATTTCTTGAAGTACACGAACACTACGCCAAGAATATGGTCATAGGCTTTGCAAGAATTGGCGGTAGATCCGTAGGAATTGTGGCAAATCAGCCCTCAGTATTTGCGGGTTCTCTAGATATAAATGCTTCCGATAAAGCCGCAAGATTCATAAGATTTCTCGATGCTTTCAATTTGCCTATTATCACATTCGTCGACACGCCCGGCTTCCTCCCCGGGATATCTCAGGAACACGGAGGAATAATCCGTCACGGAGCCAAGCTCCTTTATTCTTACAGCGAGGCCTCCGTCCAGAAGATTACGCTAATTCTTCGAAAGGCCTACGGAGGGGCATATATTGCAATGGGCAGTCAACATCTCGGTGCGGATATCGTTTTTGCTTGGCCCGGGGCAGAAATCGCCGTGATGGGCCCTGAAGGAGCAGCTAATATCATATTCAAGAGAGAGATAGATGCTTCCGGCAACCCCGAGAAAACTAGACAGGAAAAGATAGCAGAATACAAAGATGTTTTTGCCAATCCCTTTGTCGCCGCCGGGAGAGGCTATATAGAATCGATAATAGACCCGGCTGAAAGTCGAAGGGAGATTATCAGGGCCCTGGAGACACTGGACACGAAGGTCGAAGGCAGACCATCGAAGAAGCACGGGAATATTCCGCTTTGA
- a CDS encoding methylglyoxal synthase: protein MSEKPRIALIAHDKKKIDLIMFVREHVDVFKKCALFATSTTGNILREKVKLELTSFKSGPLGGDLQIGSLVASDEIDFVIFLRDPLTAQPHEPDVSALLRVCDVHNKPLATNLATAEALVMEIRRFLKLSDVGKE from the coding sequence ATGAGCGAAAAACCACGAATTGCTTTAATAGCTCACGATAAGAAAAAGATAGATCTGATAATGTTCGTAAGGGAGCACGTAGATGTCTTCAAAAAGTGCGCCCTTTTTGCAACCAGCACGACCGGTAACATCCTAAGGGAAAAAGTGAAACTAGAGCTCACTTCCTTCAAATCAGGCCCCTTGGGGGGAGATCTTCAAATAGGCTCCCTGGTCGCCAGCGATGAAATCGATTTCGTCATCTTTTTGAGAGACCCGCTAACGGCTCAACCTCATGAACCGGATGTAAGCGCGCTTCTAAGAGTGTGCGATGTTCACAATAAGCCGTTAGCAACTAACCTCGCGACGGCAGAAGCCCTGGTAATGGAGATCAGAAGGTTTCTCAAGCTTTCTGATGTCGGGAAGGAATAG
- a CDS encoding L7Ae/L30e/S12e/Gadd45 family ribosomal protein, translating to MDEKRVLSLLGIGRRANKVVFGKEQLRSYLRQPFKRKSLILASDTSDSIKEDWVKRCKSHGASCILLKEHDRVALGRAIGKDNISAVAIADDGLADEISKIITQAGGD from the coding sequence ATGGATGAAAAGAGAGTTTTATCTCTCCTAGGAATAGGTAGAAGGGCAAACAAGGTTGTGTTTGGTAAAGAACAACTAAGAAGTTACTTGAGGCAGCCATTCAAGAGGAAATCTTTGATTCTGGCTAGCGATACCAGCGATTCGATAAAGGAAGACTGGGTAAAGAGGTGCAAGAGCCATGGGGCAAGCTGTATCCTCCTCAAAGAACACGACCGCGTCGCTCTGGGAAGGGCCATCGGCAAGGACAACATATCTGCAGTAGCAATTGCCGATGACGGCCTTGCAGACGAAATCTCAAAGATAATCACACAGGCGGGAGGTGACTGA
- the meaB gene encoding methylmalonyl Co-A mutase-associated GTPase MeaB, whose product MRSMELKIDQLKVSRVLSIIENNTDEARKIIDKLPQRDYFVIGVTGSPGAGKSSLTDRLACMSAVEKSTAVVAIDPSSPFTGGAFLGDRIRMRRATDDPGIFVRSMASRGNVGGLSPSIYNTVEFLGRSGYDWIYVETVGAGQSETDIANLADIVVLVLAPGLGDDVQTMKAGIMEIGDIFVVNKSDLPGSDQLFSRTRAILELSGKQLPVVRTNSIKGNGIEELHKKIEEILEDYINSGRLSEKRRKRNLYNNLNSAYQIIKEHYAENAKLEELIKYLLENIGR is encoded by the coding sequence ATGAGATCCATGGAACTAAAGATAGATCAGTTAAAGGTTTCCAGAGTTTTGAGTATAATAGAAAACAACACGGACGAAGCCAGGAAGATAATCGACAAACTACCTCAAAGAGACTACTTCGTAATTGGCGTTACAGGGAGCCCGGGAGCAGGGAAATCATCCTTAACCGACCGCCTTGCATGTATGAGTGCAGTTGAGAAGTCGACGGCCGTTGTTGCGATAGATCCTTCAAGCCCGTTCACAGGAGGAGCCTTTCTTGGGGACAGGATAAGGATGAGAAGGGCTACCGATGATCCCGGGATTTTTGTTAGGTCGATGGCGAGTCGCGGAAATGTTGGTGGACTGAGTCCTTCGATATACAATACGGTTGAGTTTCTCGGTAGAAGCGGTTACGACTGGATTTATGTTGAGACAGTAGGAGCCGGCCAGTCTGAGACGGATATCGCAAATCTCGCCGATATAGTGGTTCTCGTATTGGCACCGGGTCTTGGAGACGATGTACAGACAATGAAGGCCGGTATTATGGAGATCGGTGACATATTTGTTGTAAATAAGAGTGATCTTCCCGGCTCCGATCAGCTGTTTTCGAGAACAAGAGCAATCCTTGAACTCTCTGGAAAGCAATTACCTGTCGTGCGAACGAATTCCATCAAAGGCAACGGAATTGAAGAGCTTCACAAGAAGATCGAAGAAATTTTGGAAGATTATATAAATTCGGGAAGGCTATCCGAAAAGCGAAGAAAGCGCAACCTTTACAATAACTTGAACAGCGCGTACCAGATTATAAAGGAACACTACGCCGAAAATGCTAAACTTGAAGAGTTGATAAAATATCTTCTTGAGAATATCGGGAGGTAG
- a CDS encoding bifunctional ADP-dependent NAD(P)H-hydrate dehydratase/NAD(P)H-hydrate epimerase: MRVAFPDQMRKIDKTIIEHGVPSLLLMEEAARSVFEEIRSFNLSNAVVLCGGGNNGGDGYTVARLLLCAGVHVKVVQCYVPSTVDCKANSTLYSSLGGQITIIGEKTDVEELLSKADIVIDAVFGTGFHGELESGVAQIFDFVNRLDVIRLAVDIPSGVSGFDGSISKSCFRAHKTVTFGLAKTGHFLYPGREFCGDIVVGSAGFPKNVMDSLAEPEVIDDEMVSKLIPERAPNSYKGTFGSVLVVGGSNIYTGAPYLSALGAFRSGCGMVYTYTPKGSATVIRNNLPEAIAYESRGDFLIPGDIEVLPKIMEKIDSIVVGPGAGREKESIEFILKLLQSFPDKNFVVDADGLYALSNDLSVLARSERIIITPHIGEFARMNEGKTDLKSFIQFCVGNRTTAILKGASSVLCDDKGKITINTTGNTGLAKAGSGDLLSGTIAGFASQTGELTKSAILAMYFMGRAAELSIVSEPCNSASQIAESYSLVFKELEQK, from the coding sequence TTGAGAGTAGCGTTTCCAGACCAGATGAGGAAAATAGACAAAACTATAATAGAGCATGGAGTACCCTCCTTACTTCTAATGGAAGAAGCGGCCCGCAGCGTCTTCGAAGAGATTAGAAGCTTCAACTTGAGTAATGCAGTCGTCCTGTGTGGTGGAGGTAATAACGGAGGAGACGGATACACAGTTGCAAGGCTCCTTCTATGTGCTGGAGTTCATGTAAAAGTTGTTCAGTGCTATGTTCCCTCGACGGTCGACTGCAAAGCGAACTCAACTTTATACAGTTCGCTTGGCGGCCAGATCACAATAATCGGAGAGAAGACCGACGTGGAGGAACTCCTTTCAAAAGCTGACATAGTAATCGACGCAGTCTTTGGGACTGGGTTTCACGGAGAGCTCGAATCAGGAGTCGCACAGATATTTGATTTTGTTAATCGACTGGACGTAATCAGGCTGGCCGTGGACATTCCCTCCGGAGTGTCTGGATTCGATGGCAGCATTTCAAAATCCTGCTTTAGGGCTCACAAAACGGTTACCTTTGGATTGGCCAAGACAGGCCATTTTCTCTATCCGGGGCGCGAGTTCTGCGGCGATATAGTGGTAGGAAGTGCAGGCTTTCCAAAGAATGTGATGGATTCTCTTGCTGAGCCAGAAGTCATCGATGATGAGATGGTTTCGAAACTCATTCCGGAAAGAGCTCCTAACAGTTACAAAGGCACGTTCGGTTCCGTGCTTGTTGTAGGGGGAAGCAACATTTATACAGGTGCTCCGTATCTCTCCGCTCTAGGGGCGTTCCGATCTGGTTGTGGAATGGTCTACACATACACCCCTAAGGGATCTGCAACCGTTATAAGAAACAACCTTCCCGAGGCCATCGCTTATGAAAGTCGGGGGGACTTCCTCATCCCAGGAGATATCGAGGTACTTCCAAAAATCATGGAAAAAATCGACTCGATTGTTGTTGGTCCGGGTGCTGGAAGAGAAAAAGAAAGTATTGAGTTCATTCTTAAATTGCTCCAGAGTTTCCCGGATAAGAATTTCGTCGTAGACGCAGATGGACTTTACGCTCTCTCAAATGATCTCTCGGTCCTCGCCCGATCTGAAAGAATCATAATAACGCCGCACATTGGTGAGTTTGCGCGGATGAACGAAGGTAAGACTGATCTCAAATCCTTCATTCAGTTTTGCGTTGGTAACAGAACAACTGCCATTCTAAAGGGGGCTTCGTCTGTACTGTGTGATGACAAAGGAAAGATAACCATAAACACGACGGGGAATACCGGTCTCGCAAAGGCAGGGAGCGGGGACCTTCTTTCAGGAACTATTGCCGGTTTCGCTTCACAGACGGGCGAACTGACCAAATCGGCGATACTTGCTATGTATTTCATGGGCAGAGCCGCAGAACTATCGATTGTTTCAGAGCCCTGCAACTCGGCTTCTCAAATAGCCGAGTCTTACTCACTAGTTTTTAAGGAACTGGAACAGAAGTGA
- a CDS encoding thiamine diphosphokinase, producing MKTKALLFVGGQYISTMEFYFRKLNETSFVSAADSGAEMLKSLGRHPDLLVGDMDSVSQETLQWCRGRGSLVLIYPPEKDDTDTQIALQALEERGFSNVEIFGATGLRLDHFMGTLASIYGLRHTLKATIIEENVEIGMVSREMTLFVNRGEIWSLFPYGGQQTIVSLEGFKFPLTDASLDYGKPLGVSNETVDEEIQISCKGGTALYFRWLKRY from the coding sequence ATGAAGACGAAGGCCCTGTTGTTTGTCGGTGGACAATACATATCTACGATGGAGTTCTACTTCAGGAAACTCAATGAGACATCATTTGTTTCGGCCGCCGATTCAGGGGCAGAAATGCTTAAAAGCCTGGGGAGACATCCCGATCTCCTTGTAGGCGATATGGATTCCGTAAGCCAGGAGACCCTCCAATGGTGCAGAGGAAGAGGATCGCTTGTGTTAATATATCCCCCCGAGAAGGATGACACAGACACCCAAATCGCGCTTCAAGCCCTTGAGGAGCGTGGTTTCTCTAATGTAGAAATCTTTGGTGCAACGGGTCTCCGGCTAGATCATTTCATGGGGACCTTAGCGTCTATATATGGCCTCAGACACACTCTCAAAGCCACCATTATCGAAGAGAACGTCGAAATCGGTATGGTCTCTAGAGAAATGACCCTCTTTGTAAATCGAGGTGAGATCTGGTCTCTCTTTCCATATGGCGGCCAGCAGACAATAGTCTCTCTTGAAGGTTTCAAATTTCCACTAACCGACGCATCTCTAGATTATGGAAAGCCGCTTGGCGTTTCAAATGAAACCGTTGATGAAGAAATACAGATTTCCTGCAAAGGAGGCACTGCCTTATATTTCAGATGGTTGAAAAGGTACTAG
- the mce gene encoding methylmalonyl-CoA epimerase: MRSDKIDHIGIAVRSIEERLSVYRDLLKLELTGIEELPDRGLRVAFVKAGDTRIELLEPISEDSQISKFLESRGEGIHHIAFHVDNVEGAIEEAVSLNLKPLSKEAEIGAGGTRVVFLHPKSTGGVLMELVEGHH; encoded by the coding sequence GTGAGATCCGACAAGATAGACCATATAGGCATAGCCGTTAGATCAATCGAGGAAAGACTTTCTGTTTACAGAGATCTGTTGAAGCTCGAACTAACCGGGATCGAAGAACTTCCCGACCGTGGTTTGAGAGTTGCCTTCGTGAAGGCCGGTGATACGAGAATCGAGCTACTCGAACCGATATCTGAAGACAGCCAGATATCAAAATTCCTCGAAAGCAGGGGAGAGGGAATTCACCACATAGCCTTTCATGTAGACAATGTTGAAGGTGCGATCGAAGAAGCTGTTTCACTGAATTTGAAACCGCTTTCGAAGGAGGCCGAGATTGGTGCAGGAGGAACGAGAGTGGTATTTCTCCACCCAAAGAGCACAGGCGGAGTTCTGATGGAACTTGTCGAAGGACACCACTAG
- the yfcE gene encoding phosphodiesterase, with translation MLSDTHGALSPLTRILQEVDQNTLIMHSGDFLYHGPRNPLPEGYDPKGLATLLAKFSGRIVGVRGNCDSEIDLELVGLENAASALTLLINDLGIFISHGHMKHEVPFERGIVISGHTHISLLRKDNGIIFMNPGSLSLPKDQTGGSYGTIDFKKGIISLRNGNGFELKTLAL, from the coding sequence GTGCTGTCCGATACTCACGGTGCTTTATCGCCTTTGACGAGAATACTTCAAGAAGTAGATCAAAATACTTTAATCATGCATAGTGGTGATTTCCTATATCACGGTCCAAGGAATCCTTTGCCTGAAGGATACGATCCAAAAGGGCTTGCAACTCTTCTAGCAAAGTTCAGCGGCAGAATTGTAGGCGTCAGAGGTAACTGCGACAGCGAGATAGACCTCGAACTTGTCGGATTGGAAAATGCGGCGAGCGCACTAACGTTGCTGATAAACGATTTAGGAATCTTCATTTCGCATGGCCACATGAAACACGAGGTGCCTTTCGAACGTGGAATAGTAATTTCCGGTCATACCCACATTTCCCTCCTCAGAAAAGATAATGGGATCATCTTCATGAATCCGGGCAGCCTTTCTCTGCCTAAAGACCAGACCGGTGGCTCTTACGGGACAATCGACTTCAAAAAGGGGATCATATCTCTCAGGAACGGCAATGGCTTCGAGCTCAAGACTTTGGCTCTCTAG